The Anomaloglossus baeobatrachus isolate aAnoBae1 chromosome 10, aAnoBae1.hap1, whole genome shotgun sequence genome has a segment encoding these proteins:
- the CIAPIN1 gene encoding anamorsin, with product MAGLRDRLSSCRHALLTWDGGVSLAALQDFVSLVQESVGPGGSVKVENEERLIVSSHTDSSFDLVLLGLVPGSSAIHGSDLLAEVARILKPGGIVLIRGAADPQEVGASGLRSPAQLTSSLTLSGLTDVTQIPPEQGMDQTGGLLGPFSSDVNSVTIAAKKPNYEVGSSRQLSLSRHSRPGKPSADLTAVKLWTLSATDMNDEDVDLLDSDDLLDQEDLKLPPPSSLRLGGCGEGSEKKRKACKNCTCGLAEELQESKSATPKPAASACGNCYLGDAFRCASCPYLGMPAFKPGEKVLLNSGQLQDA from the exons ATGGCTGGGCTGAGGGATCGTCTGTCGAGCTGTCGTCACGCTCTGCTCACCTGGGATGGCGGCGTGTCTCTGGCCGCTCTGCAGGACTTCGTGTCTCTGGTGCAGGAGTCAGTAGGTCCCGGCGGGAGCGTGAAAGTAGAGAACGAGGAGCGGCTGATTGTGT CCTCTCACACAGACTCCAGCTTTGACCTCGTCCTTCTTGGTCTGGTCCCTGGAAGCTCCGCCATTCACGGCTCAGATCTTCTGGCAGAAGTCGCGCGAATCTTAAAGCCTGGCGGCATCGTACTGATCCGGGGGGCCGCGGATCCCCAGGAGG TTGGCGCCTCCGGTCTCCGGTCCccggcacagctcacctcctctctcaCATTGTCTGGACTAACTGATGTAACTCAG ATTCCTCCAGAGCAGGGGATGGACCAAACCGGGGGGCTTCTGGGACCCTTCAGTTCTGATGTAAACTCTGTTACAATAGCAGCTAAAAAACCCAACTATGAAGTGGGGTCCTCACGGCAGCTGTCTCTATCCAGACACTCGAGGCCCG GGAAGCCCTCTGCCGATCTGACTGCCGTGAAGCTCTGGACGCTGTCTGCCACTGACATGAATGACGAGGATGTG GACCTCTTAGACTCAGATGATCTTCTAGACCAAGAAGACCTGAAATTGCCGCCGCCATCTTCTTTGCGGCTCGGGGGCTGTGGGGAGGGCAGTGAGAAGAAACGTAAAGCCTGCAAGAACTG CACTTGTGGACTAGCGGAAGAACTGCAGGAGAGTAAGAGTGCAACCCCAAAACCCGCTGCCTCAGCTTGTGGTAAT TGTTACCTGGGGGACGCGTTTCGCTGTGCCAGCTGCCCGTACCTTGGAATGCCAGCGTTTAAACCCGGAGAGAAGGTCCTGCTGAATTCGGGGCAGCTGCAGGACGCCTAG